The genomic segment ATTACAAAAATATGGCGTAAAAGAGAAAGAAAAAAGAAGTTCTTTCTCCTCCACAAAAAAGGCTCTTCAGGAGGAACTTCCACCGAAAGTGAATGTGACGGTACAAAAACGTTCCAGTAAGCCATTTACACCGACCGCAGTACCTTCGCCCGTTCATGGATTTATTAATCCAAGGAGAGAAGTAACGACACCTTTAAAAACGGAAGAAGTGAAGTTGCAGCCACCGGAAGAAAAGGTAGTTGTTACAGAATCACAGTTGACAAAGACGGATGAATTTTATTATGAAAATGAAAAAACGAGTAGTATACCAATTTTGAACGAGGACTTTGTGATTGAAAATGACAGCAGAGAACTCACATCTAGTGAGATAGAGCCGCTAAAAGTTGAAGTCTACGAAACTGAAACGACAGTAACTGAGGACGAAGAGACCGTAGTATTGCCAGATGCCATAGAGCTTTCTAAGGATGAATTTGCTACAATCAAATCACTAGTGATTGAAGAGGACTTTAAGGGAATTATTTCGGATGAAGTGGACCATACTAAGGATGCGTTACCTGATGTAGAGGCTGAAGTAAAAGTAGAGCCCTCTCCAGACATTCCAGAATTGGTAGAACAACAAAGTCAAGTAACAAAAAAAGAACGGACTGTTCCATTCAATGTATTGATGTTGAAGTCCGATAAAGAGAAGCTAAAAGTAGTAGAACCTTTAAGTGTGAAAGTTCCAAATGAAAGCAAAAAAGTAACTATCTCTGAGCCGATAAGTACGAAACCTTTGGTCGACATTCGAGAAGAGGTTTTGGTAGAGACGAAAGAAATAGCTGGCGAAACCTTAGAAGAAGAGGAACCTTATTACGCATTCCCGTCACTGGATTATCTGATCCCCCCTGAATCACAAATCGAAGATACAGAGTGGCTGGAATCGCAATCTGAAAAGCTTGAGGAAGCGTTGTCGCACTTTGCGGTTAAAGCGACCGTTATCGAAGCGATGCAAGGTCCGACAGTCACTCGTTTTGAACTGACTGTCGGAGTGGGGACTAAAGTGAGTAAAGTACGTAATTTAACAGATGACCTAAAATTGGCGCTAGCAGCCGAAGATATTCGTATCCAAGCACCGATTCCCGGAAGAAGTTCCATAGGAATTGAAATTCCAAATCGGAAGACAAGACCTGTTCGGATATCCGAAGTTATTGCGACGGAACAGTTCAGAGCTTCCACGTCTCCCCTTGAGGCTGTGCTTGGATTAAGCCTAACTGGAACACCAGTAACCTTAGATCTCCGCAAGATGCCACATGGTATGATTGCTGGGGCTACAGGTTCAGGTAAATCCGTCTGCATTAACTCGATTTTGGTCAGTTTGCTTTACAAAGCTACACCAACAGACTTGAAAATGATGCTGATTGACCCTAAAATGGTAGAACTTGCACCATTCAACGGCATACCACATCTAATTAGTCCCGTGATTACGGACGTCAAAGCTGCAACTGCTGCACTAAAATGGGCAGTGGCGGAAATGGAAAGACGTTACGAGCTGCTTGCTCATGCAGGTGTGAGGGATATCGAGCGTTACAATAAAGCAGTTGTAGAAAGTCGTCGGTTCTCTTTGAAGATGCCTTATCTTTTAATTGTCATTGATGAACTTGCAGATTTAATGATGATGGCGCCGGCAGATGTCGAAGTATCAATTAGTCGAATTGCACAAAAAGCACGTGCATGCGGTATCCACTTGATCATCGCGACACAGCGTCCTTCTGTCGATGTTATTACAGGTACAATCAAAGCGAATATCCCAACACGAATCGCATTTTCAGTTTCATCACAAATCGATTCTAGGACAATAATTGATTCCCCTGGAGCAGAAAGGCTTCTTGGGAAAGGTGACATGCTATACATTGGAAATGGACAATCTTCTGGCGTTCGACTACAAGGTACATTTGTCACGGATGAGGAAATAGAGCGTATAATAGAACACGTTCGGAATGAGGCAACACCAGATTATTTATTTGGCCAAGAAGACCTTCTTGCAAGTAGTATTGAAGAAGAAGGAGCCGATCCACTTTTTGAAGAGGCTTGTCTCTTTATCCATGAAACAGGCAGTGCATCAACGTCTCTGTTACAACGTAATTTTAGTATCGGATACAATCGAGCCGCCAAACTAATGGATCGAATGGAGAAAAGTGGATTCATCTCAGGGCCGCGGGGAAGTAAGGCACGTGATGTCTTTTTGACAGAAAGTGATCTCGATCGACTTACAGATCGTATAGAATAGTAAGGAGCCTTGCAATGCGGGCTGTAAATCAAAATACTTAACTGATAATTGTAGAGGGAATAAACTAATGATATTTAATTAAGGGGAACAGAAATGATCCCGGGAGGTTGCATTATGACGTTGTTCCATTTTACTGGCATTAAGGGCGCTGGAATGAGTTCGCTCGCCCAAATACTTCACGATTCTGAGAATGAAGTACAAGGTTCAGACGTGGAGAAATGGTTCTTCACAGAAGATCCGCTTCATGAAAGAAAAATAACTGTGTTGAAATTTGATGAAAACAATATTAAATCAGGAATGACAGTTATCGCAGGAAATGCATTTCCTGATAGCCATCCAGAACTTATAAGGGCTAAGGAACTTGGCCTCGAAATTATTCGATACCATGACTTTTTAGGAAAGTATATGGAGAAATTCATATCGATCGGAGTTACAGGCTCACATGGTAAAACATCGACTACGGGTTTGCTTGCTCATGTGTTATCTGGACATTCACCTACTTCCTATTTAATTGGAGATGGTACGGGAAGTGGCCCAGCAGACAGCGAGTACTTTGTATTCGAAGCTTGCGAATATAAAAGACATTTCCTGGCATACGAACCTGACTATGCGATTATGACAAATATCGATTTTGATCATCCAGATTATTTTAAGGATCTAGCGGATGTGATGGACGCATTTGGTGAAATGGCACTCCGGGTGAAGAAAGCCCTAATTGCCTGCGGTGATGATAGACACTTGCAAAAAATTCAGGCCAATGTTCCAGTGCTCTATTACGGATTTGAAGAGTCGAATGATTTTGCTGCGAAAAATATCATCAAAACTGTGGAAGGTTCATCCTTTGATGTTTTTGTAAGGAATGAGTTTTATCATACGTTTACAATACCGCTGGCTGGGGATCATGCAATCTTGAATTCGCTAGGTGTAATTGCGCTCTGTCATTATGAAGGAGTAAAAGCGTCCACTATTCAAGAAAAACTGTCTACTTTTCATGGTGTTAAAAGGCGCTTTACGGTAATGGAAATAGCAGATCGAATTATTGTGGATGACTACGCTCATCACCCTACTGAAATCCAGGCGACATTGCAAACTGCGCAACAGAAATATCCTGACCGTGAAATTGTTGCGATATTCCAACCGCATACATTTACGCGGACCGCTGCCCTTTTGAATGAATTTGCGGAAAGTCTTTCAACTGCTGACCACGTCTATTTATGCGATATATTCGGGTCCGCACGTGAAAAGGCAGGTATTTTAACCATTAATGACTTGATTAATATAATTCCGGGTGCAAAGCATCTTGATCTAGATGATAATAAATCACTTGAATCTCATGGAAACGCAGTATACCTCTTTATGGGGGCAGGCGATGTTCAGAAATACATGAGCGCATTCAAGTCTTACCTTGATAAAGAAGAAACGGTTTAACAGGACACTATATAAGTTGAATGTATAGCATAGTTATATAAACAGCGAAGCCATCCCCTTGAGCCGCAACGAATTCGTTGAAATTCTTTATATCAACATATATATGAATTAAAAACAGCTTGACCCTGGACGGGAAAGATTTAACTTGATCCAGGGCTAGCTGTTTTTTCGTTTTGGGAATGAATAAGTTGTCACAAAAAATAAAATGAATTCTAGTTTGATGAAGGAAAATGAAGACTAATGTCGAAGAAGTAATAATGTGTATAACGTTTATTTTACCTTTGACAAGGGTAGACAATGTTATATGAGTATTTGAAGGAGGCAGTACCGTGGAGAATTTACTGTACATAGCGGCAATTGTCGCTGCAATCGCATTTTTGATTTTATGCATTAGTTTAGCGAGGACCCTATCCTCATTGAAGAACACATTACACAGTGTTTCTGGAACAATGGAAGGGTTGACAACTCAACTTGAAGGGGTAACAACGGAAACAACAGAACTTCTTCATAAAACAAATCAACTTGCAGAAGACATTCAGCAGAAAGCCGAAAAACTGAACACTGTTGTCGAAGCTGTGAAAGGCGTAGGCGAGTCTGTCACAGTACTCAATTCCTCCGTTAGAAGGGTTTCCAGCAATATCGCTACAGAGGCAGAACGGAACAGTGACAAGATTGCACAAATCGTTCAATGGAGCAATGTGGTTATCGATATAATGGGTAAAGTAAAGGAACGGAAGACAGGTAAGGCAAGCGCGAAAGGGTGGACTGTTTACAAGCCAGTACCAGGCCAAAAGAGATTGCCTAGCCCGAATAAAGGCAGATAAATAGAACTTAAATATGAAGTATTTAAGTTGAATATATAAATGCGTGTTTAAATTACGTGAAGGCGCCATAATTGGGGTAACCGAAAGCCCTAAGACTGTGGTGAAAGCTGCCTGGCTTAGGGCGAGAGGCATCTTCTAGCGTCGTAGCGGATACAATAGGATTCATTATTTCAACATATATATATAGACTTAAAAAACAGGAGGAATTGGATATGAGTGAAGAAAACAAAGTGAAATCAAATAATAATGACCCACAATACAACCAGGGTGGTCAAGGTTATGAAAATGCGTATGGCCAACCATCATACCTACCGACAAATTATGATTATAACAAGGACTATACAGATTCTTTCTATGCTGAAAATGAAAGTTCAGGAGCGGGAAGCTTCTTAATGGGTGCACTTGTGGGAGGAGTTATCGGAGCAGCTGCGGCACTATTCTTGGCACCAAAAACGGGTAGTGAAATGCGAGGAAACCTTACAACTCAAGCAACTCAACTGAAAGATAAGAGTATTGAAATCAGTTCTGTTGCGAAGGAAAAAGCTACAGAGCTAACTTCGGTCGCAAAAGAGAAGACTGGTGAATTATCGAAAACAATCCAAGAACAGTCTGGACAACTTGTCGATAAAGTGAAATCGATGAAATCGAAAACATCTATGCCGATGGATGATGGAACAGCATCTTCTGAAGGCGAAGAGTCTATTGATTTCGTTGATACAGCTAAATCCAAAGTTGAAAATACTATTGAGGCTGGAGAAGAAAGTATTACAGCTACTGCAGAAGCTGTAAAAAAAGCAGTCGTGGGAAAAGCTAATAATGCTGAGAAAGCTACAACTGGCAATAGTGATGTCTCTTATGGTAATAGCGAGAACCTTGGTAAAGATAAAATAACTAACCAGAACTATGTGTCAGACATTCTTGAAAAATAAAAAGTAATAGAAAAAAGTCCGTCTACTCAAATATGAGTAGATGGACTTTTTTTAAAGGTAAGCAAGTATAAATGTTCCTACCAAGGCGTTTCCGCTTTTCTTGTTGTCTAGCTCCAGGCGCCAGCCCCTCGAGTCGCTTCGGTCTTGCAGAAAAGGCAAAGTACGCCTTTATCTACAAGACCTCCAGCGCTTGTCGGGTCTAACCGGCGTCTTCCGCTTTTCTTGTTGTCTATCTCCAGGCGCCAGCCCCTCGAGTCGCTTCGGTCTTGCAAAAAAGGCAAAGTACGCCTTTATCTACAAGACCTCCAGCGCTTGTCGGGGCTAACCGGCATCTTCCGCTTTTCTTGTTGTCTAGCTCCAGGCGCCAGCCCCTCGAGTCGCTTCAGTCTTGCAGAAAAGGCAAAGAGCGCCTTTATCTTCAAGACCACCAGCGCTTGTCGGGGCTAACCGGCGTCTTCCGCTTTTCTTAGTGTCTAGACTTCAGCGCCTAGCCCCTCGAGTCGCTTAGGACCTCAAGTTAAAGGCAAAGAGCGCCTTTATCTTAAGGTCCTTCAGCGCTTGTCGGGTCTCCCAAGGCGCTTCCGCTTTTCTTATTGTCTAGACTTCAGACGCCAGCCCCTCGAGTCGCTTCGGTCTTGCAGAAAAGGCAAAGAGCGCCTTTATCTACAAGACCTCCAGCGCTTGTCGGGGCTAACCGGCGTCTTCCGCTTTTCTTACGTAAAACTAATTTCAAGTCTGTCGCCGCCGAAAATAGCATCGTTGAATCCGATTGGTGTGTCGTTTCGAAGCAGTTTATAATTACTTGATGGGTTTTCGGGTAAACTATAATCTGTAAACGCAAAGATGTCGCCAAAAGTAATAGGACTTTCACTTAGTGATACAAAATCAAGATGATCCCCAGGTTTTACAATGGCAGATACTTCAGCACTATGCCCGTTTAAAGTAAAGGTAAGACGTGGTTTTTGAATTGTGACGGGTTCATTGTTGAATAGTACTGTTAGTTTATCGAACGCCTTTTTACCTATCTCAGCTACAACTTCATCTATGGTAGGGAATGGCGGTTTTTGGGTTGTAATTCGGTCTCCATCTTTCAGTACGTGCGATGGCTGCACCGAAGTCCCCATGATGAAGAACTCGTTGTTCTTTTTTTTCAAGGTGACCGTTCTTTTATTGACGGATACTGTGAAAAGATTGTCCTTTAAAAGGTCATTTCGATGTGCTTTTTCAAATACTGCCGCGACTGTCTTGGTGTGTGAAACTGTGATTTTATCACGGTCTTGTATCGATGTATCGATGCTTTTTAGAATTCCATTAATATGAATAAGGGGCTCCAATTGCACGGCAACTCCGTCCAACATTGCACTGATGGCTCTCATATCCTCAACAAGGTCACGCACAGTCGCTATTGCGTTAGTACCATCACTGCCGGGAAGTAAGTTGATTGTATCTCCATTTTTAATGCAGTCTTTTGTACTTGCTTTTACCCCATTTAATAGGATTGTTGAGGGGGTACCATGTTCTCCTGGTATTATTATATCATTGTCATTTACTGTTATCGTCATTCCAAGTCCGGGCATACCGTATAGTTGACGGGCTTTAATGTTTGCTGCAAGGAGTGCATCACTGACGGTCATCTCTTTTAATTCGAAGAGTCGTAGCACCTTGTCATTTACGGACACGGACATATAATGAATCGGCGCTCTTCTTGCTGCGATAGCGATACCGATTGGTGTGACGAGTTCTGGCGATGAAGCTATACCGGGTTCCAATGTAATTCCCGAGAGAGCATCCAACCCACGAATACCTACCCTGTTTTCGGGTAGTCCTAGGCATATACTAATTTCTTTTGTCAGCCCCGGCGTTAAACTACCGCCGCCAACAACCATGACTGCTTTAGGGGAAACTCCATTGTTCAGGCGCTTGATTTCATCCGAAATGGATTTGGCAAGCCGATCTACAGCAGGTTTAATAATAGCGGTTACATCACTTGAAGCAACATTATCTTCAAAGCCGAGAATGTCTGTCATGACAATTGTATCTTCTGTTGTAATACTTCTTTTTGCAGTCTCAGCAAGTTGGAAGTCAAGGAGATAATGGTTGCTGAGTGCTTCTGTAATTTCATCACCTGCAAGTGGCACCATTCCGTAAGCCACAACGGTGTTGTTATCGGTAATAGCTATATCTGATGTCCCTGCACCTATATCGACAAGCGCGACGTTTAGGCGTCTCATGGATGGTGGGATTAGGACGTTGATAGCTGCAATCGGTTCCAGTGTCAGGGCTTCCATTTCGAGTCCTGCACGTTTGAGCGCAGAAAGAAGTGATTCGACGACGACTCGAGGAAGGAATGTCGCGATGACGTCAACAGAAGCAGACCGTCCAGCCTGATCAATCAGGCTACCTATTTCATCACCTTCAA from the Sporosarcina psychrophila genome contains:
- a CDS encoding YtxH domain-containing protein, translated to MSEENKVKSNNNDPQYNQGGQGYENAYGQPSYLPTNYDYNKDYTDSFYAENESSGAGSFLMGALVGGVIGAAAALFLAPKTGSEMRGNLTTQATQLKDKSIEISSVAKEKATELTSVAKEKTGELSKTIQEQSGQLVDKVKSMKSKTSMPMDDGTASSEGEESIDFVDTAKSKVENTIEAGEESITATAEAVKKAVVGKANNAEKATTGNSDVSYGNSENLGKDKITNQNYVSDILEK
- a CDS encoding DNA translocase FtsK, with the protein product MKRVIVLSWFKTIVDRLFGPDEDNNKVETEYEKTENEIDESLNKNETSNNTSFRFPIISDAEIYGWDDESVTEVDYPKYTTKNKDADDNYETKPLSENAKWPSDNRTVNIFRADSLQKYGVKEKEKRSSFSSTKKALQEELPPKVNVTVQKRSSKPFTPTAVPSPVHGFINPRREVTTPLKTEEVKLQPPEEKVVVTESQLTKTDEFYYENEKTSSIPILNEDFVIENDSRELTSSEIEPLKVEVYETETTVTEDEETVVLPDAIELSKDEFATIKSLVIEEDFKGIISDEVDHTKDALPDVEAEVKVEPSPDIPELVEQQSQVTKKERTVPFNVLMLKSDKEKLKVVEPLSVKVPNESKKVTISEPISTKPLVDIREEVLVETKEIAGETLEEEEPYYAFPSLDYLIPPESQIEDTEWLESQSEKLEEALSHFAVKATVIEAMQGPTVTRFELTVGVGTKVSKVRNLTDDLKLALAAEDIRIQAPIPGRSSIGIEIPNRKTRPVRISEVIATEQFRASTSPLEAVLGLSLTGTPVTLDLRKMPHGMIAGATGSGKSVCINSILVSLLYKATPTDLKMMLIDPKMVELAPFNGIPHLISPVITDVKAATAALKWAVAEMERRYELLAHAGVRDIERYNKAVVESRRFSLKMPYLLIVIDELADLMMMAPADVEVSISRIAQKARACGIHLIIATQRPSVDVITGTIKANIPTRIAFSVSSQIDSRTIIDSPGAERLLGKGDMLYIGNGQSSGVRLQGTFVTDEEIERIIEHVRNEATPDYLFGQEDLLASSIEEEGADPLFEEACLFIHETGSASTSLLQRNFSIGYNRAAKLMDRMEKSGFISGPRGSKARDVFLTESDLDRLTDRIE
- a CDS encoding DUF948 domain-containing protein, which codes for MENLLYIAAIVAAIAFLILCISLARTLSSLKNTLHSVSGTMEGLTTQLEGVTTETTELLHKTNQLAEDIQQKAEKLNTVVEAVKGVGESVTVLNSSVRRVSSNIATEAERNSDKIAQIVQWSNVVIDIMGKVKERKTGKASAKGWTVYKPVPGQKRLPSPNKGR
- the murC gene encoding UDP-N-acetylmuramate--L-alanine ligase, translating into MTLFHFTGIKGAGMSSLAQILHDSENEVQGSDVEKWFFTEDPLHERKITVLKFDENNIKSGMTVIAGNAFPDSHPELIRAKELGLEIIRYHDFLGKYMEKFISIGVTGSHGKTSTTGLLAHVLSGHSPTSYLIGDGTGSGPADSEYFVFEACEYKRHFLAYEPDYAIMTNIDFDHPDYFKDLADVMDAFGEMALRVKKALIACGDDRHLQKIQANVPVLYYGFEESNDFAAKNIIKTVEGSSFDVFVRNEFYHTFTIPLAGDHAILNSLGVIALCHYEGVKASTIQEKLSTFHGVKRRFTVMEIADRIIVDDYAHHPTEIQATLQTAQQKYPDREIVAIFQPHTFTRTAALLNEFAESLSTADHVYLCDIFGSAREKAGILTINDLINIIPGAKHLDLDDNKSLESHGNAVYLFMGAGDVQKYMSAFKSYLDKEETV
- a CDS encoding cell division protein FtsA, which translates into the protein MIDGQIHNILSVANVILEIKGILEEKHGPLKRVSVAAAGRALKTSEGSMAIDISERSLIADEDVNRLELAAVQQAQQKLLSSDTVTKDDYYYCVGYSVLYYKLEGDEIGSLIDQAGRSASVDVIATFLPRVVVESLLSALKRAGLEMEALTLEPIAAINVLIPPSMRRLNVALVDIGAGTSDIAITDNNTVVAYGMVPLAGDEITEALSNHYLLDFQLAETAKRSITTEDTIVMTDILGFEDNVASSDVTAIIKPAVDRLAKSISDEIKRLNNGVSPKAVMVVGGGSLTPGLTKEISICLGLPENRVGIRGLDALSGITLEPGIASSPELVTPIGIAIAARRAPIHYMSVSVNDKVLRLFELKEMTVSDALLAANIKARQLYGMPGLGMTITVNDNDIIIPGEHGTPSTILLNGVKASTKDCIKNGDTINLLPGSDGTNAIATVRDLVEDMRAISAMLDGVAVQLEPLIHINGILKSIDTSIQDRDKITVSHTKTVAAVFEKAHRNDLLKDNLFTVSVNKRTVTLKKKNNEFFIMGTSVQPSHVLKDGDRITTQKPPFPTIDEVVAEIGKKAFDKLTVLFNNEPVTIQKPRLTFTLNGHSAEVSAIVKPGDHLDFVSLSESPITFGDIFAFTDYSLPENPSSNYKLLRNDTPIGFNDAIFGGDRLEISFT